A single genomic interval of Mucilaginibacter robiniae harbors:
- a CDS encoding acyltransferase — MQKIIVTIFKVLRRIDVYCSGAVNQLLCKILFYIKNVQHANFKTEGLPYVSIATGGTCVIGSGLDMNNTLSSNPIGRPQPCVFFVDKNAQLIIGSNVGMSQAALICHSSITIGNDVKLGGGVCVYDTDFHSIIPEIRKSPALDLANRIKKPVIISDNAFIGAHSTILKGVTIGKNSVVGACSLVTKDIPDNQVWAGNPAKLIKVLSEQEIVSSSQEQLSIV; from the coding sequence ATGCAAAAAATCATCGTTACTATATTTAAGGTGTTGCGTAGAATAGATGTATACTGTTCTGGTGCTGTAAATCAACTCTTGTGTAAGATTCTGTTTTACATTAAAAATGTGCAGCATGCTAACTTTAAAACAGAAGGTTTGCCTTATGTATCTATTGCTACAGGTGGAACATGTGTTATTGGGTCTGGACTTGATATGAATAATACTTTGTCATCCAATCCTATAGGTCGCCCACAGCCTTGTGTATTCTTTGTTGACAAAAATGCGCAACTAATTATCGGCAGTAATGTGGGCATGAGTCAGGCTGCATTAATCTGCCATTCAAGCATTACTATTGGGAATGATGTAAAATTAGGAGGAGGTGTGTGTGTGTATGATACCGACTTCCATTCTATAATACCAGAAATCAGGAAAAGCCCTGCACTTGATTTAGCTAATAGAATAAAAAAACCTGTAATTATTAGCGATAACGCCTTTATTGGTGCTCATTCTACTATTTTGAAAGGCGTAACTATTGGTAAAAACTCGGTTGTAGGTGCTTGTTCGTTGGTTACTAAAGATATTCCTGATAATCAGGTCTGGGCAGGTAATCCGGCTAAGCTAATAAAAGTCTTATCCGAACAGGAAATTGTAAGTTCAAGTCAGGAGCAACTATCTATCGTATAA
- a CDS encoding O-antigen ligase family protein, giving the protein MFWRFKSILETTINNYDMRVVKWYLLWNVICIIRGLFVAETYWDWKGFTSASLGILVPIVAFSASCLPLWQSIIKFFLKFGLPLFLLLSFAISKDAYGFFLVPVTFLLFFLPVIPFKGKIIITFFAIWVMFADVTARSNVIKFGVPFVLLLVYWTRNIVPVKILEVCRIVLIVTPIILFSLAVTDTFNVFKINEYVSGDYTKSKVNADGEVVDESLTTDTRTFLYEEVLGTAKKYNTWIIGRSPARGNETVWFADLAEITGRKERLWNEAAILNVFMWTGIVGVALYLLVFNRASYMAINHSNNIYSKMLGLFMAFRWGYAWVEDGNFFNITTVFLWFMLGICLTTSFRSMTDEEVKNWIGEIFGKRNIKEELEELEMQLNA; this is encoded by the coding sequence ATGTTTTGGCGTTTTAAAAGTATTCTGGAAACCACTATTAATAACTATGATATGCGGGTGGTTAAATGGTATTTGCTATGGAATGTGATATGTATCATCAGAGGCTTATTTGTAGCTGAAACTTACTGGGATTGGAAAGGCTTCACCAGTGCTTCATTAGGAATACTTGTTCCGATAGTCGCATTTTCAGCATCGTGCTTGCCCTTATGGCAATCAATAATAAAGTTTTTCTTAAAGTTCGGATTGCCATTGTTTTTATTGCTGTCGTTCGCTATTTCAAAAGATGCCTATGGCTTTTTCTTGGTTCCTGTAACTTTCCTGCTGTTTTTTTTACCGGTTATACCGTTTAAAGGAAAAATTATCATCACTTTTTTTGCTATATGGGTAATGTTTGCTGATGTAACCGCCAGAAGTAATGTAATTAAATTTGGCGTTCCGTTTGTACTGCTTTTGGTTTACTGGACTCGCAATATTGTTCCTGTAAAAATTCTGGAGGTTTGTAGAATAGTACTTATTGTTACTCCAATTATACTGTTTTCACTAGCCGTAACTGATACCTTTAATGTATTCAAGATAAACGAATATGTAAGTGGTGATTATACAAAATCAAAAGTTAATGCAGATGGTGAAGTAGTAGATGAAAGCTTAACTACAGATACGCGAACCTTTTTGTATGAGGAAGTATTAGGGACCGCCAAAAAATACAATACATGGATTATAGGTAGAAGTCCAGCGCGTGGAAACGAAACAGTTTGGTTTGCCGATCTGGCAGAAATAACCGGTCGTAAAGAACGCTTGTGGAATGAAGCTGCAATTCTTAACGTTTTCATGTGGACAGGCATTGTTGGCGTGGCATTATACCTACTTGTATTTAATAGAGCTTCATACATGGCTATAAACCATTCAAATAATATTTATTCAAAAATGTTGGGTCTTTTTATGGCTTTCCGCTGGGGATACGCCTGGGTAGAAGATGGTAACTTTTTCAATATTACAACGGTGTTTTTGTGGTTTATGTTGGGCATCTGCTTAACAACATCGTTCAGGAGCATGACTGATGAAGAAGTAAAAAACTGGATTGGCGAAATATTCGGTAAACGAAACATTAAAGAGGAGCTCGAAGAATTAGAAATGCAGCTTAATGCATAA